Proteins encoded by one window of Venturia canescens isolate UGA chromosome 2, ASM1945775v1, whole genome shotgun sequence:
- the LOC122406385 gene encoding torso-like protein isoform X1, with protein MNYHVFETVRRGRSGIYREMWCRGQWLLLTLAIIINIEVAYSQKPRLGGAINVFSRYGYLSISMRVVPRNDTDTWVFREPTLDVFENPSALPQREQGKSAAVFDGDFHMEFCDNVRQLLQAYFRDFAFERLDRPWRAFTASWSRTAIARHFGINASFITGDHCYVLVRVARFRDNKKLAGLPENLALDATVAKEADNVTVGDTVSVVRFIRNFGSHYISSFVTGNSLYQVFVYTPQVYLRIKERLKARGVAELSNLELSNYFSPWYAEHMGTIQSASGNRSVEAWAVEKLRVQYYIFTYASLLKLHGDASLLRQLDGLLGDEALLQLQLRTLAPLFKDLKRREWFLEVVDNYFKQWEVNM; from the exons ACGTGTTCGAAACGGTGCGGCGGGGAAGATCGGGAATATATCGCGAGATGTGGTGTCGTGGGCAATGGCTGTTGCTGACTTTAGCGATAATAATTAACATCGAGGTGGCATATTCGCAAAAGCCGCGACTGGGTGGTGCGATCAACGTTTTCAGTCGCTACGGGTACCTCAGTATAAGCATGAGAGTCGTGCCAAGGAACGACACGGACACGTGGGTCTTCCGCGAGCCGACGCTGGACGTGTTTGAAAATCCGTCGGCACTGCCGCAACGCGAGCAGGGAAAAAGCGCCGCCGTATTCGACGGGGACTTTCACATGGAATTTTGCGACAACGTTCGACAATTGTTGCAAGCTTATTTTCGTGATTTCGCATTCGAGAGACTCGACCGACCCTGGCGCGCTTTTACCGCCAGTTGGTCGAGAACTGCTATCGCCAGGCATTTCGGTATAAACGCTTCCTTCATAACGGGCGATCATTGCTACGTTCTCGTAAGGGTTGCAAGATTCCGAGACAATAAAAAACTCGCTGGCTTACCTGAAAATCTCGCACTCGATGCAACCGTTGCCAAAGAAGCTGACAACGTCACGGTCGGCGATACTGTCAGCGTTGTTAGATTCATCAGGAATTTCGGCTCTCATtatatttcttcttttgtcACCGGTAATTCGCTGTACCAG GTCTTTGTTTACACGCCTCAAGTGTACCTCCGAATAAAGGAGCGACTGAAGGCGCGCGGTGTAGCCGAACTGTCGAATCTCGAATTGAGCAACTATTTTTCGCCTTGGTACGCGGAGCACATGGGAACGATACAATCAGCGAGTGGTAATCGTTCGGTCGAAGCGTGGGCAGTCGAAAAATTGAGAGTTCAGTACTACATATTTACGTACGCGAGTCTTTTGAAGCTTCACGGTGATGCATCGCTGCTCCGACAACTTGACGGACTTCTAGGGGATGAAGCTCTTCTCCAGTTACAGCTTCGAACTTTGGCGCCTCTGTTCAAAGATCTAAAACGTCGCGAATGGTTCCTGGAAGTAGTTGATAATTATTTCAAACAGTGGGAGGTCAATATGTGA
- the LOC122406385 gene encoding torso-like protein isoform X2, with the protein MWCRGQWLLLTLAIIINIEVAYSQKPRLGGAINVFSRYGYLSISMRVVPRNDTDTWVFREPTLDVFENPSALPQREQGKSAAVFDGDFHMEFCDNVRQLLQAYFRDFAFERLDRPWRAFTASWSRTAIARHFGINASFITGDHCYVLVRVARFRDNKKLAGLPENLALDATVAKEADNVTVGDTVSVVRFIRNFGSHYISSFVTGNSLYQVFVYTPQVYLRIKERLKARGVAELSNLELSNYFSPWYAEHMGTIQSASGNRSVEAWAVEKLRVQYYIFTYASLLKLHGDASLLRQLDGLLGDEALLQLQLRTLAPLFKDLKRREWFLEVVDNYFKQWEVNM; encoded by the exons ATGTGGTGTCGTGGGCAATGGCTGTTGCTGACTTTAGCGATAATAATTAACATCGAGGTGGCATATTCGCAAAAGCCGCGACTGGGTGGTGCGATCAACGTTTTCAGTCGCTACGGGTACCTCAGTATAAGCATGAGAGTCGTGCCAAGGAACGACACGGACACGTGGGTCTTCCGCGAGCCGACGCTGGACGTGTTTGAAAATCCGTCGGCACTGCCGCAACGCGAGCAGGGAAAAAGCGCCGCCGTATTCGACGGGGACTTTCACATGGAATTTTGCGACAACGTTCGACAATTGTTGCAAGCTTATTTTCGTGATTTCGCATTCGAGAGACTCGACCGACCCTGGCGCGCTTTTACCGCCAGTTGGTCGAGAACTGCTATCGCCAGGCATTTCGGTATAAACGCTTCCTTCATAACGGGCGATCATTGCTACGTTCTCGTAAGGGTTGCAAGATTCCGAGACAATAAAAAACTCGCTGGCTTACCTGAAAATCTCGCACTCGATGCAACCGTTGCCAAAGAAGCTGACAACGTCACGGTCGGCGATACTGTCAGCGTTGTTAGATTCATCAGGAATTTCGGCTCTCATtatatttcttcttttgtcACCGGTAATTCGCTGTACCAG GTCTTTGTTTACACGCCTCAAGTGTACCTCCGAATAAAGGAGCGACTGAAGGCGCGCGGTGTAGCCGAACTGTCGAATCTCGAATTGAGCAACTATTTTTCGCCTTGGTACGCGGAGCACATGGGAACGATACAATCAGCGAGTGGTAATCGTTCGGTCGAAGCGTGGGCAGTCGAAAAATTGAGAGTTCAGTACTACATATTTACGTACGCGAGTCTTTTGAAGCTTCACGGTGATGCATCGCTGCTCCGACAACTTGACGGACTTCTAGGGGATGAAGCTCTTCTCCAGTTACAGCTTCGAACTTTGGCGCCTCTGTTCAAAGATCTAAAACGTCGCGAATGGTTCCTGGAAGTAGTTGATAATTATTTCAAACAGTGGGAGGTCAATATGTGA